The Saprospiraceae bacterium genomic interval CCACTAGGCGTTCGGGTGGTAAAAGAAGAAATTTTCATTACATGCCGTGATCAATTAGTGAAGCTTCATGATTTGAATGGAGATGAAGAGATTGATTTCTTCCAAAGTTTTAACAGTGATCACCAGGTGACCAATCATTTTCATGAATTTGCGATGGGATTACAGACTGATGCAGAAGGTAATTTCTATTATGCAAAAAGTGCTCGTCATGCCAGGAGGGCTTTGGTACCTCAGCATGGCACGTTATTGAAAGTAAGCAAAGATGGATTGAAAACTGAAATCATCGCAACGGGGTTTCGCGCTGCCAATGGAGTCTGCATCAATCCGGATGGATCATTTATAGTCACAGACCAGGAAGGACATTGGACTCCGATGAATCGGATCAACTGGGTAACTAAGGGTGGCTTTTATGGAAATATGTTCAGGTACGATCCTCCGCCGGATAGTTCGGATGAAGGTATGCTACCACCCATCGCCTGGGTAGAGAAGCATATCGATCAATCTCCTTCTGAGCTGCTCTGGGTAAATAGTAATAAATGGGGGCCATTGAACGGAAGCCTATTAAATTTCTCCTATGGGTATGGTAAGGTTTTTATTGTTCCTTTTGAGAAAATTGGTACTATAAGACAAGGAGGCGTGTTTGAGTTGCCCATGCCAAGGTTTCAAACCGGAATCATGCGGGGCCGATTTAACGATGCCGATGGACAATTGTATGCTTGTGGTCTCTCTGCATGGGGTTCCAGTCAATCTAATTTAGGTGGATTGTATCGGATCAAATATAATGGCCAAAAAGCAATCATTCCCTATTGGCATCAAAGCAAGGAAGAACGGTATTGAAATAAAGTTTTCCCATGAGTTGGAGGTGAATGATGCAGACAAGACCTCCAGTTATAAAATACAAACATGGGATTTACTAAGATCGAGAAAATACGGTTCGGCACATCATAATGAAAATAACCTTCAAGTGACCGAAGCAAGCCTTAGTGAAGATAAGAAGACTATATTTCTTACCATACCGGATATAAAACCGACCTGGGTCATGGAAATTTCGTTTGAATATACACGCCCTGATGGTGAAAAAACCAAAGGATTGATACAAAATACGATCTATCAACTGGGTAAAGAAACGAAGTGATTAAAAAAATTCTTTTTCATGAGATCTAAACTATTTTCTAAAGGCTTATTCATTTTCATTCTGTTTTTTAGTTTGGAAATGGATGGACAGGACAAAAACCAATGGATGACCTATGAAGGGCAGAGTGGCCCTGGCAAAGGAAAACATATCGTGCTGATCAGTGGTGATGAAGAATATCGTTCCGAAGAAGCCCTTCCTTTGCTTGCGAAACTTCTGGCTGCCTATCACGGCTTTACCTGCACCGTATTATTTGCCATAGACTCTGCCACAGGTAATGTAGATCCCAATATTCTGAATAATATACCCGGACTGCATCTGCTCAAGACGGCTGATCTGGTGGTCATGTCACTGCGATTTAGAGAATTGCCGGATGATCAGATGAAATTCATAGATCAATACCTACAAGAAGGGAAGCCGATCGTAGCACTTCGCACCTCTACCCATGCTTTTCGGTATAAAATAAATAAGACTAGCCGATATGCTAAATATGGTACTGACAGTAAAGTAAAAGGGTGGGAAGGTGGTTTTGGAAAAAAAGTACTGGGAGAGACTTGGGTATCGCATCATGGTAATCATGGTGTAGAGGGCACCCGGGGATTAAATAATGGTATCCAGCAAGCACACCCTATACTCAAAGGAGTCAAAGATGTATGGGGCTATACCGATGTGTATACCGTAGGCAATCTGGGGGTCGGCACTCAGGTGTTACAATATGGCTTATCTATTCAGGGTATGACTCCTACTGCCTTGCCCAATTATGAAAAATCCGTAATGCCTGTATCGTGGATCAGAAATTATAAAGCTGAAAGTGGAAAAACCTGCCGCATATTTACGACCACAATGGGTGCGTCCGTAGACCTGGAATCTGAAGGCTTGAGAAGACTGTTGATCAATGCTTGCTACTGGGGTATGAATATGGAAGATAAGATCAGTGAGCAAAGTAATGTTCAGATCATCGGTAACTATAAACCCACGATGTTCGGTTTTAATGCTGGTCTTAAAGGATTAAAGCCCGTCGATTTTTGAAATAAAATAATTTTACCTGGGATGAAATTGAATCTTCATAATGCGATGTGGCCAGGTATAGTTGGCAAAGGACAGGGCACTGAAGAAGAGGCTATCTCATTGC includes:
- a CDS encoding ThuA domain-containing protein, giving the protein MRSKLFSKGLFIFILFFSLEMDGQDKNQWMTYEGQSGPGKGKHIVLISGDEEYRSEEALPLLAKLLAAYHGFTCTVLFAIDSATGNVDPNILNNIPGLHLLKTADLVVMSLRFRELPDDQMKFIDQYLQEGKPIVALRTSTHAFRYKINKTSRYAKYGTDSKVKGWEGGFGKKVLGETWVSHHGNHGVEGTRGLNNGIQQAHPILKGVKDVWGYTDVYTVGNLGVGTQVLQYGLSIQGMTPTALPNYEKSVMPVSWIRNYKAESGKTCRIFTTTMGASVDLESEGLRRLLINACYWGMNMEDKISEQSNVQIIGNYKPTMFGFNAGLKGLKPVDF